A single genomic interval of Acidobacteriota bacterium harbors:
- a CDS encoding M48 family metalloprotease: MNTIIRNAVLAISLLGLGAFASPIQASPIQASPTQTDKQEQADKKAKEKEKKDGGIKTKVGDMFGIGDKEQRQERAQAKSEREYQKMLADARKKYDAGSKDHSPDFKYRVDQDYKEVRRQHSDYGFQMNTFNSNDDVTTFTGDKLKLEDTLYDNEFVQDYVNRVGQALVPATSAQRYIFKVVLNPVPDARSLSTGTVYITTGYLALVDNEAQLAYILGHEVAHIEKLHWLQDSLVSNEMEDFNRKQEKIQGYASLAAGGLGTLFGGAASGSFLRGMQYGYFASELTALVMKFVKPTKSFAWDRVQENEADKYGMELMFERNYDPREVPKLYARLQQFNAREPRTSDGFVAQADRVLEGKTFSNFAMVSWSVKPNLMRGAANLRARRGDTADGGIVSPLEPGKTFGTAEDAEKREKGATQQMDNLNAVLREKLEKGEIIGSSEEFQSVMADLKRDNGIRAFYFDMYQMALDNLREALQIRSNDPYTHFYYGKVLHATARSKAEKAEALSSIIKAIETDKRGVLAGPWMHRALVLMADRNPAQNREIIGYLRQYVDVYQQEHGGGLPPNMDVIYAYLKDLGDDQWAARPAMNISTKNLDPIKTAGGQAAREPAPLPAPQPQPSSPPASAAPNNVKRKP, from the coding sequence ATGAACACCATCATTCGCAACGCAGTGCTCGCGATCAGCCTGCTTGGGTTAGGCGCTTTCGCTTCCCCCATCCAGGCTTCCCCAATCCAAGCTTCGCCGACACAGACGGACAAGCAGGAGCAAGCCGACAAAAAGGCCAAAGAGAAAGAGAAAAAAGACGGCGGCATCAAGACCAAAGTCGGCGACATGTTCGGCATTGGCGACAAAGAGCAGCGCCAGGAGCGCGCCCAGGCGAAGTCCGAACGCGAATACCAGAAGATGCTGGCCGACGCGCGCAAGAAATACGACGCCGGGTCGAAAGACCACAGCCCGGATTTCAAGTACCGCGTGGATCAGGATTACAAGGAGGTGCGGCGGCAGCACAGCGATTACGGCTTCCAGATGAACACCTTCAACAGCAATGACGACGTGACGACCTTCACCGGCGACAAATTGAAACTGGAAGACACGCTCTATGACAACGAGTTCGTCCAGGATTACGTCAACCGCGTCGGCCAAGCGCTGGTGCCGGCCACTTCGGCGCAACGTTACATCTTCAAGGTCGTGCTCAATCCGGTGCCCGATGCGCGCTCGCTCTCGACCGGGACGGTCTACATCACGACCGGCTATCTGGCGCTGGTGGATAACGAGGCGCAGTTGGCCTACATTTTGGGCCACGAGGTGGCGCACATCGAGAAGCTGCACTGGCTACAGGATTCGCTCGTCTCCAACGAGATGGAGGACTTCAACCGCAAGCAGGAAAAGATTCAAGGCTATGCTTCCCTGGCAGCGGGCGGGTTGGGAACACTCTTCGGCGGCGCGGCCAGCGGCTCGTTTTTGCGCGGGATGCAATACGGCTATTTCGCCAGCGAGTTGACCGCGCTGGTGATGAAGTTCGTCAAGCCGACCAAGAGCTTCGCCTGGGATCGCGTCCAGGAAAACGAAGCTGACAAGTACGGCATGGAGCTGATGTTCGAGCGCAATTACGACCCGCGCGAAGTGCCGAAGCTTTACGCGCGCTTGCAACAGTTCAATGCGCGCGAGCCGCGCACTTCCGATGGTTTCGTGGCTCAGGCCGACCGCGTGTTGGAAGGCAAGACCTTTTCCAATTTCGCCATGGTTTCCTGGTCGGTCAAACCCAACCTGATGCGCGGCGCGGCCAATTTGCGCGCGCGACGCGGCGACACGGCGGATGGCGGCATCGTTTCGCCGCTGGAACCGGGCAAGACCTTTGGCACGGCTGAAGACGCTGAGAAGCGCGAAAAGGGTGCGACACAACAGATGGACAACCTGAACGCTGTGCTGCGCGAGAAGCTGGAGAAGGGCGAAATCATCGGCAGCAGTGAAGAGTTCCAATCGGTCATGGCCGATCTCAAACGCGACAACGGCATCCGCGCGTTTTATTTCGACATGTACCAAATGGCGCTCGACAACCTCCGCGAGGCGCTGCAAATCCGCTCGAACGATCCCTACACGCATTTCTACTACGGCAAGGTGCTGCATGCGACCGCGCGTTCAAAAGCTGAGAAAGCCGAGGCGCTCAGTTCGATCATCAAGGCCATCGAAACCGACAAACGCGGCGTGCTGGCCGGCCCCTGGATGCATCGCGCGCTGGTGCTGATGGCCGATCGCAATCCGGCGCAGAACCGCGAGATCATTGGCTATTTGCGGCAATACGTGGATGTTTATCAGCAAGAGCACGGCGGCGGATTGCCGCCCAACATGGATGTGATCTACGCCTACTTGAAAGACCTGGGCGACGATCAATGGGCCGCGCGTCCGGCCATGAACATCTCGACCAAGAATCTCGATCCGATCAAGACGGCGGGCGGTCAGGCGGCGCGCGAACCTGCGCCCTTGCCCGCTCCGCAACCGCAACCGTCATCACCACCCGCGTCTGCCGCGCCCAACAACGTGAAACGCAAACCGTAG